One segment of Panthera uncia isolate 11264 chromosome A3 unlocalized genomic scaffold, Puncia_PCG_1.0 HiC_scaffold_12, whole genome shotgun sequence DNA contains the following:
- the PROM2 gene encoding prominin-2 — protein MTRVPGLLAPLLGLGLGLILSSLGAGAADCRSFGRAERLAFAPAARVRWLAPRGRPPGPLNPLYGTVRRFLSVVQFNPFPAELVKTLLNEPSSVKVDEVVRYEAGYVVCAVIAGLYLLLVPIAGLCFCWCRCRRRCGGRVKTEHKAMACERGTLMAFLLLTTLVLLIGVVCAFVTNQHMHEQMAPGVEAVPETLLSLRGLVSDVPQELQAVAQQFSLPQKRVLEELDGVGKSIGSTIYTQLKSTVYEVLTSVNSLGQALQLSMDHLQALNATLVELREGQRDLEPAVREHREHLLTLLQEPGCQDCTEAQSRARALELGADFDQVSPVDDVLHRLKGVPEANFSSMVQEENSTFNALPLLAALQTANMVKELKEVIAQKPEGLRTLAEEFPGWEAASRWSQALEEVEQSSRPYLKEVQRYEKYRWILGCVLCSAVLLVVVCNLLGLNLGIWGLAAREDPGHSEAKGEAGARFLMMGVGFSFLLAAPLILLVFATFLVGGNVQTLVCRSWESRELYKFADTPGNLPPSMNLSQLLGLKKNISILLAYQQCKEGAALWSVLQLNDSYDLEKHLNISQYTAKLQQELQNLKIDMKNLDLLSPAAHRDLEALQSSGLENIHYSTFLDQIQKPVVNTNVEKLAQELEGLARTQGSSVLGQQLQEEAQGLKNLYQEKVLPQQSLVANLNLTVRALASSAPNLQTETSRVLDNVTYLKGQLPTWATSILRSESECFLTREMGYFSQYVAWVREEVTQHIATCQPLSRALDNGRVVLCDMIADPWNAFWFCLAWCTFFLIPSIIFAVKTSKYFRPIWKRLSSTSSEETQLFHIPRVTSLKL, from the exons ATGACGCGCGTACCCGGCCTCCTGGCGCCCCTGcttggcctggggctggggctgatcCTGAGCTCGCTGGGGGCAGGGGCCGCGGACTGCAGGTCCTTCGGCCGCGCAGAGCGCCTGGCGTTCGCCCCGGCGGCCAGGGTCCGTTGGCTGGCTCCTCGCGGCCGCCCGCCGGGGCCCCTGAACCCCCTGTACGGCACCGTGCGCCGCTTCCTCTCCGTGGTGCAGTTCAACCCCTTCCCCGCCG AGTTGGTAAAGACCTTGCTGAATGAGCCGTCCTCCGTGAAGGTGGATGAG GTGGTGCGGTATGAGGCTGGCTACGTGGTGTGTGCTGTGATCGCGGGCCTCTACCTCCTCCTGGTGCCCATCGCCGGGCTCTGTTTCTGTTGGTGCCGCTGCCGCCGGCGCTGTGGGGGCCGCGTGAAGACCGAGCACAAGGCCATGGCTTGTGAGCGAGGCACCCTCATGGCCTTCCTGCTGCTGACCACCCTCGTGCTACT CATTGGTGTGGTCTGTGCCTTTGTCACCAACCAGCACATGCATGAGCAGATGGCCCCCGGGGTGGAGGCCGTGCCTGAGACTCTGCTCAGCCTCCGGGGCCTGGTCTCCGATGTCCCCCAG GAGCTGCAGGCCGTGGCACAGCAGTTCTCCCTTCCCCAGAAGCGAGTCTTGGAGGAACTGGATG GTGTCGGCAAGAGCATTGGGAGCACGATCTACACCCAGCTCAAGAGCACCGTGTATGAAGTGCTGACCTCAGTGAACAGCCTGGGCCAGG CCCTGCAGCTCTCTATGGATCACCTCCAAGCCCTGAATGCCACCTTGGTGGAGCTGCGGGAGGGCCAGCGGGACCTGGAGCCAGCTGTCCGGGAGCACCGGGAGCACCTCCTCACCCTGCTGCAGGAGCCTGGCTGCCAGGACTGCACAGAGGCCCAGAGCCGAGCCCGTGCCCTGGAGCTGGGAGCTGACTTTGACCAG GTGTCCCCAGTAGACGATGTCCTGCATCGGCTGAAGGGTGTCCCAGAGGCCAACTTCTCCAGTATGGTCCAGGAG GAGAACAGCACCTTCAACGCACTCCCGCTCCTGGCAGCTTTGCAGACGGCCAACATGGTCAAAG AGCTGAAGGAGGTGATAGCCCAGAAGCCTGAAGGGCTGAGGACACTGGCCGAAGAGTTCCCAGGCTGGGAGGCAGCCTCTCGCTGGAGCCAGGCGCTGGAGGAGGTGGAACAGAGTAGCCGCCCCTACCTGAAGGAGGTGCAGAGATATGAGAAATACAG GTGGATTTTGGGCTGTGTGTTGTGCTCTGCAGTCCTGCTTGTGGTGGTCTGTAATCTGTTGGGCCTCAACCTCGGCATCTGGGGGCTGGCTGCCAGGGAGGACCCCGGCCACTCGGAAGCCAAGGGCGAGGCTGGAGCCCGCTTCCTCATGAT gGGTGTGGGCTTCAGCTTCCTCCTTGCCGCACCCCTCATCCTCCTTGTTTTCGCCACCTTCCTGGTGGGCGGCAATGTGCAGACGCTGGTGTGCCGGAGCTGGGAGAGCAGAGAGCTCTACAAG TTTGCAGACACCCCAGGGAACTTGCCCCCATCCATGAACTTGTCTCAGCTTCTTGGCCTGAAGAAGAACATCAGCATCCTCCTGGCCTATCA GCAGTGCAAGGAAGGGGCCGCGCTCTGGAGCGTCCTGCAGCTCAATGACTCCTATGACCTGGAGAAGCACCTGAATATCAGCCAG taTACCGCCAAGCTGCAGCAGGAGTTGCAGAACCTTAAAATAGACATGAAGAATCTGGACCTGCTGAGCCCAGCTGCCCACCGGGACCTGGAAGCCCTGCAGAGCAGTGGGCTGGAGAACATCCACTATTCCACCTTCCTTGATCAG ATCCAGAAGCCTGTGGTGAACACCAACGTGGAGAAGCTGGCTCAGGAGCTAGAAGGACTGGCCCGGACCCAA GGCAGTTCTGTGCTGGGGCAGCAGCTGCAAGAGGAAGCCCAAGGGCTCAAAAACCTCTATCAGGAGAAGGTCCTCCCCCAGCAGAGCCTTGTG GCCAACCTCAACCTCACTGTCAGGGCCCTGGCATCCTCAGCCCCGAATCTCCAG ACAGAGACCTCTCGTGTCTTGGACAATGTCACTTACCTAAAAGGACAGCTGCCTACCTGGGCCACCAGTATCTTGAGGAGT GAAAGTGAGTGTTTCCTGACCCGAGAGATGGGTTACTTCTCCCAGTACGTGGCCTGGGTAAgagaggag GTGACTCAGCACATTGCCACCTGCCAGCCTCTCTCCCGAGCCCTGGACAATGGCCGTGTGGTCCTGTGTGACATGATCGCTGACCCCTGG AATGCCTTCTGGTTCTGCCTGGCATGGTGCACCTTCTTCCTGATCCCCAGCATCATCTTTGCCGTCAAGACCTCCAAATACTTTCGTCCCATTTGGAAACGCCTCAG CTCCACCAGTTCTGAGGAGACTCAGCTCTTCCACATCCCCCGGGTCACCTCCCTGAAGCTGTAG